tcgcCCAAGCGGAGGATGTTGTTGGTGCGCGCGAGGCCCGGGACCAGTGGGAGGTTGACCGTCGGGTGGCCGAGGCTCGTGCGGATCTTGAGGGTAGGCTCGACCTGAAGCTGGAGTTCGTAGAGGCTGAGGCTGCAGGTCGAACTGCTACCCTCAAGTCCAGGTTAGCTGAGGCGGAGCGGCgcgaggaggccgccgcagccgccctggtctcggcgcaggctgagctggcctccaCCCACGCCGAGCTGCTCCCTCTTCAGCAGCGGGTTGCCGACGCCGAGTCCATTGCGCGGCAGAATAGGGAGTGCTTCGGCGGCGGACACTGGAgcgcgtgcacgcccccatgctccagggcctcaggaacagggccaacatcGCGCTGGGCACATTTGCGATGaaaatgcccctcatccccacgtggacgactacgccagtcacctcctcttcttcaccgaggtggtgacgcgcctggagaactgttccgagagggctcgccagcttgttgaagagaggagtcgcagcttgctcgggcgcgcgttctcccacGTCTTCAGCTATCTCCAGAACACCTATCCCAATTTTGACTTTGACGCCACCATTGCTCCAGTTCCGGAGGCCattcggggcgacctggcgcggtgggtggaagacaatgtggacgcgctggtcagggccttcacctccgaGGACGACGCAGTGGTGGTCGCGGCGGACGAAGGCGACATGGTTGACGATGGTGATGGCGGTGCCGTTGAAGGTGATGATGATGCCAGCGATGGTGACAGCGACGCGTCTGAAGGCGACCCGGGGGACGCGGCGAGTGACATGTCTGATTGATTCCGTGTTTCCCTGCTGTTTATCCTGCACGCAAAAGCTCGGGCGCATCCccagaggttgtaagagcattttgggaggggaagcccctcatgtaaacagataCTGCCCCTATTTTTGGGCCAAGCCGAACATGTGCCTTCGTGCGTTCACGAGTCCCGTGGCGAGTTTGCTGCTGTAATTTACCTTGACCTGGGCAGGTTGCGAACTGACTCATGAGGTTGTGAGTTCCTGAGAAGTTCCTGAGGCGCCTGTAGATCCGCCCGAGAGGACTTCGTGAGGAGCAAGCGCCAGCCGTGGTAGGGCATGCGCGCGGCGCATGCGTGCCAtgcccagccccgctcgcgaggggctcgcgaggggaaaGCAATAGGCGCGAACTACGAATTAAGGCAAGAACCAGACAACAAGAAatcgctcgaacgagaaaaggaaCCCCCCGCACGCataaatgaaaattcaacttcaacttaaatccaaatccagaaggcagggctacagaaaagagatccaaagcaaatggccgcatccggcacctagtctagtcttcttgtcttcgagtcttctcaccagcgcggagctaagtgctaccactaggacgtgggagggagcccccgaggcccaagggcggcactcctgaggctccggggcatgtacaaccccactcattattacgtgagagtgtcaagagcagagaccttcacaggcgtgagccttacttcatatcgccaaacgagggccctgccttgcgccacccttTACCACCGTTGGGACGACCGGAAACTTGGACGGCACCAaagggggcaaaggggacgccagcggcgccctcggcgaccacgggtcctctgccgggggagggctcgccggcgcctccttggtagaggacctacctccgggtaacgccttgctccgtgcgacgcggggtggggccttgctcctggctcccccCACGCAGCCCCCAGCGAGCCTCTCCTAGTGGGACGGGTACCGCCATGCCAGAACTGTCGCCTGGtgctgtgacctgattcacttgcgatTCATGGTTAGTGTAAGCCCGCTCCTGGGGGATTAGTGGTACCCGGTAGCTGCTGTCGACGGCGTGGTTGGTGGGGCTCTCGggaggctcctggaaggcctcagctcctagcgcctcctcttcccagcctggctcgaggaacgagccggggtcatcTCCCGGTGTGTACTCTTGgttcatcatgcggggcacgtaggcctccaagGCCGTtgccccgaagacctcgccgaagtgccccacgctccacgtcGCCCGGCCGATCACGCCGTCCTGAGGGTGGTAGGGTGGTGCCCTGCTGGGGCCGTGTGCGGCAACACTCGTGCCCGCACCCATAGGGGGTGGTGCGGGTGCGATGGTGCAGTCGGCGCCATGGGTCGCACTGACGTCGATGAGACCCCCGGGTGCACTCGGGGGCAGGCGGGCGCGGCGAAGCCCGCCGTGGGATTCGGCCGCTGCCTGGGGCGTGAGCTGGTAGCAGAAAGGCGGCGCTCCCATGGCCGCTGCGTCCAGTAGCTCGGTGACGCGTTCCAGCAATGCATCCccgccgctctccatcagccggcaccgtagcagctcccgcgccaccgtgagcgcagcccgcatgttcgcctgctcccgccgggtgcgCGGCGCCAtcgccgcggcgtggcttgcggccATTGTAGCAGTTCACGCCGGTCGCGGAGTAAGGGTGGAcggcgcctggccgcgccgcccgtgCCCCGCAGCGTTAGGTGGTGCTCATGCCGCCTGGAGCGTGGGGTCGAGATCTTCCTGGGTGGACGACGCCacccgggctggccaagctgcccagcggtcggcgttggttcttgggtcgccggacatcggaaccgTGGAGCGTCGGTGGATCAACTGGCGGggagaggctccggcgcacccctacctggcgcaccaaatgtcggatctagggttccggcaaaacccttaaggttcgaacactggggtgcgcgcgaagatctctccctcaccgatcacgccctcacacacttCACGATCTCTAGGCTAAgcacgacgaactcacaacacacgagacacaagatttatactggttcgggccactgttgtggtgtaataccctactccaatgtggtggtggtggattgcctcttgggctgaggatgaaaagtacaaggggaagaacagcctcctgaggagaggtgttcttgtgcttggtggatttGTGGGTGTAAGGATGAACTGGATCTAGTCCAAGGTGAGGTGAGTTGAGACTCAGTTGCCTCCttttgtggtggctagccctatttatagaggccctggtcctcttcccaaatattgagcgggaagggatgccagaacggccaatttgaaaggggacagctagtacagcttatcctgacaaaagtagtcttcgcctgccaaaggctctggtggtgatgccgccttgggctccacggtgacctccatattgccgtcctgctggtcttggtctcgttgcaccgatatggaaacctttgcttgacgcctcggtactcctcgcctgcgcttgcctccttagcaccaaagaggaagcaaggacactgtgcgcgctggcgcccgcctggccttggtcgtcatggctcacgtcatgagaacctcgcgaggtttgcctcgccttgatctctccgcccctcgcgagccagcctggtgaggccgctcccgaggaggtcttgtgtcgtccgccttgtgagggtcttgagtgctagctggtgaagatgggccgtacgggcccgcttgtagagccatgccgtgggccgcaggcaggcgagtctggggaaccccgttcccagaacgccgacaccaacCACAGGAACTAGCATACCTGATCAGTTACAGCATACAAGATGGCAATAATGCAAGGTAGGAAGCAACAGACAACAATGCCAATCAAACAAGCAAGGCCAACACAAAATACCACAAAGAAAACATCAAATGCGAGAAACACAATTGAGAGCCTGCAACAAAAAATCTATGTTAGAAAACAAGCACAAATATTAAGAAGCATGGCATCATTCGGATGCCAAGACTACTTGAGACATACCAGTAAAGTTGAGGAGCATCTTGTGATAAAGCCTGACCACCTGCAGATACCCAATAGAATCCAATGATCCACCATATGAAGGAAAACATCGTGTTTCCAGACTCCAAGTGCTTGACAATACAGGACAAAGTAATCTAGCTCATAAGCTATGCGTAGGATGGTAAAATAATTAACATTTAagcatgatagaggcgagggtgtcccgatctttcgatgagatgataactatcgatttggtggagtagactttgacgatccgactacaaacgtgcacgacgttgcgccttagcaatcgctaaaccaactccgagaggttattgaccacaccggagcacaatcaacctgaccacgaaggtctattcctgcaagcaattgaagaacaagcaagaatatgataatgcaatctgaatattgtgaataaagatgaagtattgataaaggtggggatccgaaagtggtcttggtctggttgttggacacaaacgaaatacacgaagttgcaatggctaacttttaactaaacaaatcccaaagtctaaacgacgccctaagggttgtatatatggaggaagaggggggaatttcgtggcccttggaggaggggtccgaaaccaaccctaactcttgtttccccacacatacggactctaaaaatagcctatacttatgtatttcgaaattacatgggcctggcccaataataaggtgatgcagcacctagaatagtctctggacgaaatttatgaagtggcatcttgtatatttcgtccaaggcttcatgcactcattatggtggcttcaaagtcctgaaatcatcagttgtaactccattcttgttccccttgcgcatgccatcatctccatggttggtcttgctccagtgttcatccctcttatccatgccaggcccttcatttgtaagcaaaacaaatgtatccaatttaggcagcatcatattctcatgaacattagaaccattaccaagaaacgaaagtacctgataattcaattggcgtgcgcgagctctagtaattggtctagtatatgtagtagtaggggctgtgggtgtaacaatggtattgatgtcctcatcaaagcaTTAAAGTAACTAGCTCATAGTGCAGAATTACAGAGAATAAACAAATGTTTATCTAAAGAACATGGAAACAAACAATACACGTAAAATGAATACAATGACGGTAACAATTAAATGATACACATTTTAGCATTGGACATGTTTCAAAGAATCCATTTACATGGTTCAACCATAATTCCATATTTAACAATCTCAAACAACCAACTCAGGAAGGAGGCTCAAAAATCCTATCTACATTTGTGCAATCCATCATGGATGATACTTCGATCAATAATCATTTTTAGTGATCAGATTGCAATCAAGTGCTAATCACAAGCAACTGAACCTTGACAAATGGAATAGAAGAGTGAGCACATATTCATCATCTAACATAGGGATCACGTTCAACAGAACCAGTCCTGAAAAAGATAAGGATTGGCAGAGAAGTGAACTGGTCACTAAAACTACGCCCACGGCAGAAAACTACACTAGTAAGCCATTTTCTGGTTCCGTTTTACATGTCACCCTTTCTACCATAAATGACCCTCAAGATAACCCCGCTAAGAGGGCAAAAGATCCACTGCTTGTTTAGAGGGAAGGGGAGTTTAAGTGGGAAGGGGAATGGGAGTTGAGGGTGCCAATTCCCACCGATTTGTTTCCATGGGGGAACCCTGTTAATTCGTGGGGAGGCCTTCATCCTGAACTAATTCCCATCATACCAAACAAGGGAGTGGGAGTAAAATTATACTTCCCACGCCTAATACCTTGACGAACTCCCTTGTGCAAACTACCATTCCCCTGCCCAAAGGTTACCAAACAGGGTCACTACTAAAACCTACAAAAATAGGCTTTGCTTGATGTTGACTAGTCTGCTCTCGTATATTTCTTAAAAGAAATCAAAATAAGTATAATTTCCAAGAATATTACATAGAATGTGCCAACTAGGCCACATAAAGAACTGAGAGCAGACAGAACAATCTAAAGCTGAAGATAAAAAAATAGGGAATAAAGCTGGTGATAGTTGATGTGGCAATATTATTACTGTAACAATAAATTAATTTATGTAATCAAATTCACTTAGTATTTGGAAGGAACAGAGCAAAACACGAACCTGAGCTTGAAATCCCCATCTCCCGCATCATCCTGCTGCACTCCAGCCCCACCCGCGCGGCAACGGCGCCTGTACTCGACGACGACGCAGAGAAAGTGAAGGAGACACTACAGCACGTAACCGGCAAGCAAGAAGCAGAGTGGGCCGGCGGGGCGCTCCGTGAGGGAGGCGGCGAGAACGGCTGCTGCCACAGCGACGAAAGCGAGATTCCAGAGCACGTCAAGCACGACGACAGGCTTGGAGTAGGCCCAGTCAGCCTGGCGCTCCTCGAGGTGCTCCGCCGCCGTCTCCCGCACTGCCATCGACGGCTCACGCATCAGGCGGCGGCTGCCCATGCGTTGTAGGAACCGCGCTGCGCTGCGGAGGCTCGGCAGCCACCCGACGCCGTTAGCCGTCGCGAGGGAGGTCGGGGAGGAGGGGCGAGGACGGCGAGGAGTCGCCGGAGCGACCGGGGAGGTGGACGCCATGGCGGATGCGAACCCTAAGGAGTTGTTCTACTACCCCTGACAGGGTGTTTGGCAAGAAGGGGACGGTAGACCATAGGATAACGGGAACTAGATGAAATGGCGCGCTCATAGTCGTCTTTCTTCGCATGCGATTCTATGTGGACTTAGCCGTGCTTTTAAAGGTAATAGCATCGCAGGTCCTACAACTTGTCTTCAATGTGATGGTTTGGTCCTATAACTTGCAAAAGGCAACTATTTGGTCCTAACACTTGCATCAGATTTGCACATTTAATCCTGGACCTATCAGAAGCCACCAACTGGACCAGACAGTCGGTGCTGCATGTTTTGCAAATAACCCCCTGCTGTTTGTCAAAATCAATCCGTAGGACACCTCGTGGCCGTGGAAGGAAATATCACCTGAATCCAGAGTGCGGCGTGACCGTGCTGTGCTTGGGTCCGGCGGACGGGAGGGACGACAGCGCTCGCTTGGTAGTGTGTCTTGCACAGAGAGCGCGACCGCACATATGTGAAGCGGTGAACGTAGTACGTACGTGTCACCATCACCATGCCTGCTGCAAGGCTGCAGCAAAAACTGTTCATTGATCTGCAAATGCATATTACGCGTGCTCCGATTGATTAATTACATGATGGTTGGCCGGTCTTGTTTCAGACCATGATGGCCTTGTGTTCAGAACGATGATTAAACTAAGGCACCTACGCGTATGACCCTCTCCAAGCTTTACAGTGTTGATTATTCGGTATATACTAGTACAGGCTAACATACGCTTTGCCGCGCTGCTCTTCACTCGTGTGATTAACTCTTTTATATCGATATATAGTAGATTATTAAAATCGaatgttttatttgaattttatctGTCTTGACCGGTGTTTTAATGATTTTTTTAACATTCGTATATTATGTCATCAGCCAGCCCACAAAGCTCTCGCTCACTCATCTTGGCTCCTTGCTCTTCTCGTCCACTTAGCATTTTTTTTTCCGCTCGCCCAATTGCTAGCTTAAAAAAGTAGCTCTGTTTTCTTTAAAAGAAATAGTTTAATTAAAACCACTCGCCCCACTGCTATCTCGAAAAAAGTGGCTCTTCTTTATTTGAAAAAGTAGTTTAATTAAAAGATGTTCAAGGATTTAAAAAATATTATTAATTTAAAACTCATGAATTTTAGAAAACATCCATAAATCTAAAATAtattcatggatttaaaaaaattGCAAGTTAAAATAAATCTTCAAATATTGAAATATTCACAAACTTTAAAATTGACCGTGAACTTTAAAATTTCTACAAATTTAATAAAT
This region of Triticum aestivum cultivar Chinese Spring chromosome 2D, IWGSC CS RefSeq v2.1, whole genome shotgun sequence genomic DNA includes:
- the LOC123052689 gene encoding E3 ubiquitin-protein ligase At4g11680; its protein translation is MASTSPVAPATPRRPRPSSPTSLATANGVGWLPSLRSAARFLQRMGSRRLMREPSMAVRETAAEHLEERQADWAYSKPVVVLDVLWNLAFVAVAAAVLAASLTERPAGPLCFLLAGYVL